The genomic interval TCTTCCAGTATCCTTTCCCTGAAGAAGATTTCAGCCTGGTTGATTACACGGAAAAATGCTCGGATTTCATCGAAAAAAATCAGGTGGATGGACTCTATTATTCACATGATCTGGCCAATCTGGTGGCGGCTGAGCTGGCAGAAAGACACGATATTTATGGCCCCAGCCTGGAAGCTATGTTTTTGACCAACCACAAGTATTATTCCCGCAAAAATCAGCCCAATTCGCCCTGGGTTGATTACATCGATCTGGAGACGGGCGAGTGGGGGGAGGGCAATCCCACCTATCCCTGCTATATTAAGCCGACCTCGCTTACTATGACCCTGCATCAGCATCAGGTCAAATCTCAGGAAGAGATGGACAGGCTGCTGAACGAGATCAGAGATGATTTGACTGAAAAGATGTCGATCTATCATGAGTTTTTCGGCGAATATATCGACCTGGACAAATATCCGCTGGCCGATAAGAATATCATGGTGGTCGAGGAACTTATCGATGACTTTGAACAGCACTGTGTCGAAGGCTGGATAGGAGAAGACGGCGAGATCAATATCTGGGCTGTCTCCGATCATATATATTATCCCGGTGATCGCAAGTCGATAGACTGCTATGCCACACCTACCTGCCTGACCGAGGATGTGCATCAGGATATAGTCGAATACGCCAAAGAGGCGGTGAGACAGCACGGAATAGACGCCGGTTTCTGGAATGTGGAAGTATGGCGGGTGGACGATGGAAGCTGGGATGATAATATTACCGCTACCGAGGTAAATGGAAGGGCTGCTTCGGTCTGGTACAATCTCTATTACAACACTTTTGATGTCAACATGGCCGAAGCTATCCTCCATCTCTGCGGAAGAAATGAAGAAAAGACCGCCGAGCTGGATCCTGATTACGATGAGGCCGAACGCTGCGGGGCACAATTTCATGTCATAACTTACGGCGAGGGTGAGGCGGAGGAATTTCTGGATCACGATTATATCGATGCGATCGCAGAGCCCGAGATCGAGGTTTTCTATCCCCGCGGCAGCATGGTAAAACAGAAAGAAACTACCGGAGTCTGGCTGGCCCGTTTTGAAATTTTCGGAGATGATATTGTCGAGCTCTGTGAAAAGGCTGATGAACTGCGAAGCAATATGTTGAAAAAACCCGAACAATCTCCGACGCCGCCGGAGAGAAAACTTTTTTATGAGGAACTGCGCGTTTAAAGATATCCGGAGTTGAGGGGAGATCTTCATTATCTTTGAGCGGCGATATTCGATCAGCCCGGGCTGAGACCCGGGTTTTTGTTTTTGCTCAAATTTTTGTCGGACTCAGATCCGGCAGATTTGACTGGAATGTCAGCTTTAATTATTATAAAAGGAGAGATTGCTGAACCAACAGGCAAATTGCTTTAAAACCCTATCCAACAGGAGTTGATAAAACATTGAAAGAGATGCTGATGGATTGTGATCCAGGTCATGACGATGCCATAGCTTTACTTTTGGCTGCTGCCAGCCCCGAACTGCAGCTGCGTGGGGTGACCACAGTGGCTGGCAATCAAATACTCGAGCTGACCACAAAAAACGCCCTCAAAGTTCTCGAATTTGCCGGTGTAGAAGTCGAAGTTTATGCCGGCTGTGAAAAGCCGCTCATACGCGAGCTCAAAACAGCGCCTGATGTGCACGGCGAGACAGGTCTGGAAGGACCGGAGCTTCCAGAACCCCGGGGGGAGGCCGGTGAAAAACATGCGGTCAATTATCTAAGAGAGGAGCTTAAAAGGGCAGATGAGCCGCTGGCGCTGGTGCCGACAGGTCCTCTCACCAATATTGGATCGCTTCTGGCGGGGACGCCGGGGATCGAGGAGAATATTGAAGAGATAATCTTTATGGGAGGAGCCATCCAGGGAGGCAACCGCACGGCGGCGGCAGAATTCAACATACTGGTCGATCCGGAAGCTGCCGATCTGGTCCTCAACAGCGGGGTTGATAAGACGATGGTGGGTCTGGATGTGACCCGCAGGGCCCGGTTTTTGCCCGAAGATATCGAAGAGATCAAAGAGATTGACAATCCTGTAGCCGAGATGGCAGCTGAACTTCTCGATTATTTCGTGAAATATCACCGCCGGGAGCTGGATATGAATGGCTGTCCTCTCCACGACCCGCTGGCGGTGGCTGCTTTGATCGATGACACGGTGATAGAGACAGAAACCCGACCGGTGAGAGTGGAGACAGCCGGTCGTTTCACAACTGGCTCCACAGTGGTCGATTTCGACGGAAAGACTCTGGGCGAACCCAACCTGGAGGTTGCGGTAGATGTGGATGGGGAAAAATTTAAACACATGGTGAAAAAGGCCCTGAGCGGTTTTTGATCACTAAAGCTTTATTTCATCTTTCATATCCTCCAGCCGGGCCGGACCGATACCGCTCACATTTTTTAACTCCTCTTTATCCTGAAAAGATCCGTGCTGCTGGCGATATTCTACGATTCGACCGGCTATAGTCGGTCCCACGCCGGTTATGTTCTTCAGTTCGTCAGCTTCGGCGGTGTTGACATTTATTCTGTCAGCCTCTAATTCGGCCGCCGCCGGCACGGGATCTGTTTTGGATTTTACCGTCTCGCCATCTGATTTAAAAACAATATCACCCTGGATATCGTTGCGAAATATATCGACCTGATAGTCCTCCAGGCGGTCGAGCGCTTCCTGGTGCGGATGCCCGTAACGATTGTCCTCTCCGGCCTGAATTACTCCGTAATCAGGGGCTACCGCTTCGAGGAATGTACTGCCGGTCGATGTATGAGAGCCGTGATGTCCTACCTTGAGAAGCTGACTTTCCAGCTCATCGAAGCGGGCAGCTATTTCGCGCTCTGTCTCTTTTTCCGCGTCGCCGGTAAACATGAAAGCAGTTTCCTTAAAATTTAGCCGGGCAACTATGTTATCCCGGTGCAGATCGCCGGTCAGAGGTTTTTCAGGACTCAAAATTTTCAATTCCACCCCATCAGCCAGTTTATAGCGGTCGCCGGCCCGCCCGTAAACTTTATCGATATTTTCTCTTTCCACCGTCTTTACATATTCCTGATAGGTTTCCGTGTGATGTTCGGCTCCGGAATCGATGATCTTTTTTATCTCAAAGGCCGGCAGCACTTCGGTAAAACCACCTATATGATCGGCATGAGGATGAGTGGCTATCACCTTATGCAGTGTCTCAACCCCGAGCTTTTCGAGGTAATCTATAACGGTATCGCCTTTCCAGTTCTGTCCTGCATCTATGAGCAGTTTGCGGCGTTTTTCACCGGGTAAAAGCGCTTTGACCAGGATGGAATCGCCCTGGCCTACGTCGATAAAATGCACCCTGAGCTCTTCAGCTGGCAGTTCATCTGATCGAAGAGCTCGAGGCCCGATTGCGGCTGCCGTCAGCAAAAATGACAGCAGGATGATCAGCAGAAGTCGAAACCGTCTGCTCTCAGGTTTAAAGCCCGGCCTTTTTTCTCCCATGATAATTCCTCCTCGTTAGGTCATACTCAGTAAAGCTGATAGATCACCAGTCCGGCTATCATCATGGCCAGGCCGATGAGCCGGGGCAGCGAGATTGTTATGATCGGCTCTTCAAAAAATCCGTAGTAGTTGATGATGAAAGCGATCAGTATCTGAGTAACTATCACGATGGTGATACCGATGCTTATCCCCAGCAGAGTAATTGCCTGGGTGACCGAAAAGATAATGCCGACCCCCAGCACTCCGCCCAGCAGATAATAGGGTTCTATCGAGGTGAAGGCCGAGATATTTATTTTCCGGCTGAGAGTGAGAAGTATGAAGAGGGCGAAAATAAAGCCGCTGCCATGTACGAAGGCGTTCATACTCCAAAAGCCTGCCGCCTCGCCCAGGCGGGCGTTGAAGATGGACTGCAGCGCTATAAAAATGCCTGCCAGTATAGAAAAGAAGATTCCCTGCAGCATAGAATTCCTCCCCGAATGTGAGATTATCATATACAGTCCCGGTCTGCAAGGAGCTAAATTCAGGCTTTATGCCCTCCTATATTGTATTTTATGCGCTCGTGTAAGTTTTTTTCGCAGAGGCTGCGGCCGAAAGAGAGCGCCCCGGCTCCGTGCTGGCGGCGAATTTGATCGCGGATTTGGGCAAGCTGGCGGCGCCGGCTGCGGTCGGAGAAAAAATCGAGCCGGATATCTTCGGCCGAACTCAAATTGCTCAAAGCTACGTTGACCCTGCGCACCGGTTCCCCCCGGTAATTTTCTTCCAGCAGTTCAGAGCAGGCTTCGGTCACCTCTCCTTCCAGCTGGCAGGGAGACGACATGGTTTTTTGAGCCTGAAGACCGGATTCAGGATGAGAATGACTGAAAGCAAGCCCCAGAGATACCGTCCGGCCCGCCAGACCATCGCGGCGGGCCCGGAAGCAGATTTCCTCGCAGAGGTTGTAAATGACGGTCAGCAGACGCTGTCTGTTTTTGTAATCTTCAAAGAGTGTTATCCCGCGGCCGAAGCTGCTGCGGCTGCTGTCATAGAAGCCTTCCGGTCGGCTGAAATCTATCCCCCAGGCGTGTTGATATATCTGTCTGCCCATAACTCCCAGTCTGCGCTCAAAAAAATCTTCGTCCAGGCGAGCTATATCGCCCACCTTTTTGATGCCGTATTGATTGAACTTCTTTTCCAGCCGGGAACCTATTCCCCAGCACTCGGAGAGTTCAGCGGGCCAGAGTTTCTCGGGAATATCCTCATAAGTCCAGCGGGCCAGGCCGGTCTTTTTGCCCTCGATGTCCATGGCCGCTTTGGCTATGAACATATTAGGCCCCAGGCCCAGGCTGGCCACCAGATTAAAGCGGCGGTAGATCTCGTGCTGAAGCTCCCGGGCCCGGCGGCGAAATCCTTTGCCCTGATCGGGCACGTCGGTCAGATCTATCCAGGACTCATCGATCGAATAGACGAATATGTCGTCGATCGGGGCAAATTCGGTCAGAAGCTCGGTTATCTCCAGCGAGCGCTCTATGTAAAGAGACATCCGGGGTTCGACGGTGATGATTTTCTCATCTGAGGGCAGGTCGAAAACTCTGTCGCCGGTGCCGATGCCGTATCTGCTTTTGAGCGCCGGGGAAGCGGCTAAAATCACCGAACCCGGGCGATCGGCATCGCCGATAACCGCCAGCATTTTCCGGAAGGGATCCAGACCCCGCTTTACCGCCTCGACGCTGGCATAAAAAGATTTCATATCCAGACAAACTATCTTCCGCCGCGGCATACTGTCATAGGAAATAGGGGGATTGAGCTCAGCAGTCTCTGTCATATAACCACCTCCAAACAGGTGTACACAATTGTAGCATACTTCTGTTTGTATTTGCAAACTTGATTTCGCAAAGAGGCCCAAAAAATTAAGAAGAGATTCATATTTCCTTCATATTTGCCCACTATACTTCGAATTAGAAAGGACAGAGGGGAAAACAGAAAGCAAAATAAAAAGAGGAGTGATGAAATAATGTCAAACAAAAAATCAACAGTTATAGCGGGAATAATGGTTCTGGCTCTGGTGCTGGCAGGCAGCTGGGCAGCTTCGGGGTATCAGCCTCCCGAACGACAGGCTCCGGCAGAGCTCGATGAGGAACAGGCAGAACTTCAGCGGGATATCTGGAGAATGAATCAGCGTTTGGTCGCCCTCAATTATGAATATCAGGAAATTCTGCGGGAAGATGTCGATGAGGAGAGTCTGCTCGAACTTGAAGATGAGATCTTTGAGCTGCGGGATGAGCTCTTTCAGCTCAGAGAGGAATTCAGAAGCGAACGCCGACCGGAAAGAGAAGAATTTGAGACGGAAAGATACCGGGAGGATGAGCGCCGTTATCAACAGGATTCTTCTTTGAGATATGAATCTGGCGATACACGCAGAGATATGACCGATGATCATCATCGCGGATCGCAGGATCACCGGGGAAGCCGGGGTCAGCCCGGATATCATCATAATCAGGGCTTTCAGAATAATTTTTGTCCCCGTCAGCCGCGGCGATGAAAAATCTATAACAGCAGAGCAAATAAGCGGTCGCCCTTTTTCAGGGGCGGCTTTTTTTATGTTCTTCTTGTTATCAGTTTGGAAGCGAAAGCAGGGAGGTCTCGACCGGCTGGAATAGAAGTAATTATAATATATCAGGGGAAATTGAATGCGGGCGAATAAAATAATCAGAGGAGATGTGATATTGCTGATGGAGACTGAGCTGAAGAATGTGCTGACCGAACTGGAGCCGCAGATGGTGGAGATAAGAAGGGAGATACATCGCAATCCTGAGCTGGGATTTGAAGAGGAGGAGACCGCGGCTTTGATAGGCGAAACGCTGGCAGAACAGGGCATAGAAACTGAAACAGGAATAGCTAAAACCGGCCTGGTGGCGCTGGTAGGAGAGGAAGATTCTGAAGGACCGGTGGTAGGTATCAGGGCCGATATGGACGCTCTTTCTCTGAGCGAGCACTGCACCACCGATTACTGTTCGCGGGAAAAAGATAAGATGCACGCCTGCGGCCATGATGGCCATGTGGCGATAGCGCTGGGCACGGCGCTGGCGGCCGAGAGATTGAGCGAATATCTCCCCGGACAGATCAAGTTTATCTTCCAGCCGGCTGAAGAGGGGCCTGGAGGAGCTGAACCGATGATCTCCGAAGGCGTGCTGCAAAATCCGGATGTTGACTGTTTGCTGGCCCTGCACATCTGGGATAAGGCTGAGGCAGGAGAGATTGAGATAAAAAAAGGGCCTACCTTCGCAGCCATAGATGAATTTGATCTGGAACTCCGCGGTGCGAGCGCTCACGGAGCATGTCCTCACCACGGTAAGGATACTGTCGTCATAGCCAGCGAGATCATCCAGAAGCTGCAGAGTCTTGTCAGCAGGGAGGTGAATCCTGCTGCCGGATCGGTCATCTCCATCGGAAAAATACTCGGCGGCGATCGCCGCAACATACTGGCTGGTTCTGTGGAAATGGAAGCGACGGTCAGGGCGCTGAGTGAGGAAGTTCGTGACTTTTTGGAGAGAAGAATAGAAGAGATTATCTCGGGAACCTGTGCCCTCAACAACATCGATTATGATCTGGAATATAGACGATTATATCCGCCCCTTATCAACGATAAAGATCTGGCTGAGCTGGTGCGTCGAGAAGCCGAAAAAGTCGATAACGTCGAAAGAGTTCGGGTGGCCGAGCAGCCAACCATGGGCGGCGAAGATTTTGCCTATTTTGCCCGGGAGCTTCCCGCTTTCATGTTTTGGCTGGGAGGACAAAATCCCGAAAAAGGCATCACAGCTCCCCTGCATAATCCCAACTTTGACTTCGATGAGAGCATCATGAAGTCGGGAGCTGAGGTTTTTCTGCGCTCGGCCCGAAAGTTGATGATGGATTGGCAGGATTGATCCAGACCGGATTGATCCAGACCGGAGGAATCTCTCTATAATGAGAATCACCCCCTCTGCCCTGTCGGGGGAGGGGGTGATATTCTGGGGAGTTTTTTTAAGCTTTCACTTTTTCTTGATCTTTTTCATCCACTTATTATTTTAGAAAAATGGTCAGGCAAAGTCAAGGTGGAACAAAATAATTTTTAATTTTGATAATAGGATCTTCTTGTCTTAAGTTGGCAAATGGGTGTGTCAAAAACCTCATTTGGTTGTACTGTAAGATATAAAGCTTCGTTCACAATGAAATTTTTCCTTGGCTTAAGTTAAGTTTTCGGCCAAAAAATTGCGCTCCCTTCGCGAGAGCTCGTCCCTGAGCTCACGCTCAGCCCGGCACATCCTGAGCCGGGGACACTATTTTTTGGCCATGGACTTAACCTGAGTTGCGAAAAATTTCAAGTATCACTTTGCTTTATATCTTCCAGCCATTATTGTCATGATAGTGATCTTATACGATATCTATCAACTGATAACAAGAAGATTTTGATAATATTATCAGGTTTAGGCTATAAAAAAAGGAATTTTTTGGCCCGGGGCAGAATAAAGCAAAATAGGATCTTTGGGCTTATTGCCAGCCGATGTGAGAAGGAGATAAATTTATGGAAAAATACATAAACAGCTGCCGGCTTAACTCTTTGAGTGATGGACTGAAAGAAGGAGAGGAGGATTTGTCGGAGATAATTGATGAAAGTCTGAATCGGATCGAAAATTGTGAGGAGAAAATCGAGGCGCTGCTGCCGGAGCAGAACCGAGAAAAAAGGCTGCGGCGTCAGGCCGATAAATTGCAGAGGCGGGCTGAAGCCGGGGAAGATTTGCCGCTTTATGGTGTTTTGACGGGAATAAAAGATATATTTCATCTGCAGGGCTTTTTCACCCGGGCCGGGTCCAGTCTGGATCCTGAACTTTTGACCGGTGAGGAAGGTTATATAGTCAAAAAGATTCGCCAGGCCGGAGGGCTGATGCTGGGGAAGACGGTGACCACCGAATTCGCCTATTTTGCTCCCGGGCCCACGCGCAATCCTCACAATTTCGATCACACTCCTGGCGGCTCGAGCAGCGGTTCGGCGGCCGCGGTGGCTGCGGGCTACTGTCCGCTGGCTCTGGGTACTCAGACCGTGGGCTCGATAATCCGTCCCGCCTCATACTGCGGGGTGGCTGGCTTCAAACCCACCTATGATCGCATCCCGCGCGAGGGTCTTTTGCCGTTCTCCAGCTCCGCCGATCATATCGGTTTTTTTACCCGGGATGTAAGCGGTATGAGAAAAGCTTCCGCGGTGCTGGTGCCGGGCTGGGAGGAAGATAATGAGGATCTGGAGTATTCCCCGGGCGCAGAAAAGGGCAAAAAACCGGTGCTGGGGGTACCTGCTGATGCCTATCTCGAACAGGCCGATAATGAGGGGCTGCGGAACTTTGCGGAGACGAAAAAAGAACTCGAACAGGCGGGTTATCCGATCAAAAAGACGGAGTCTCTGTCAGATATAGCCGGGATCAACCGGGCTCATCGGCAGCTGGTAGCCTTTGAATTTGCCGAAGTTCACCGGGACTGGTATGAAGAATATTCGGACCATTATCGTCAGGGATCGATTCAGCTCATAGAAAAGGGGCGGGCGGTATCGAGCGCGGATTATCAGCGGGCTCAAAAGAGCCAGCAGCGGACGCGAAAAAATCTGCATGAGAAGATGAAGACAGCAGGAATAGATATCTGGATATCGCCGGCAGCCCCGGGACCGGCTCCTGAGGGGATCGATGATACCGGAAATCCGGTGATGAATCTGCCCTGGACTCATGCTGGTCTGCCCGCGATCTCGCTGCCGGCCGGAGGCAGCGATGAGGGGCTGCCGATGGGACTGCAGCTGGCTGGATATGCCGGCGGCGATGAAAAGCTTCTGGCGTGGGCGGCAGATATAGAGAAGATCCTGTTATGAGAAAGCAGGACAGAGCTCAAAAAGAAAAAGGAGGAGGGGAGGAAACCATGATCAAAAAGGCAGCGATTTTTATGCTAATTTTTGGTTTTATCTTTGCGATGACAGCCCTGACAGCGGTTGTGGAAGCGGAATCAAATCTTCTGGAGCTGGTTAAGGAAGAAACTCCCGAAAAGATAGAGGAAGCTTTAAAAGATGGGGCTGATGTGAATCAAACCGACGATAGGGGGAAAACTCCCCTGATTGTGGCAGCAGCCCACAACAGCCGGCCGGAAGTTATCGATCTGCTGCTCGATTACGGAGCCCGGATGGAAAGAAGGGACAAAAACGGTCAAACCGCTCTCTACCATGCTGCCCGGCATAATCCTTCTCCTGAGGTTATGAGAAAAATTATCTGGCGGGGAGCTGCCGTCAATGTAACCAGCGATGCCGGCTATACGCCGCTTTTGCGCGCCGCTGAGCTGGGAGCTGAGAATAAAGTGGAAATTCTGATCAGCAGAGGGGCGGAAATCGATCGCCGCGGACCAAAAGGGGAGACAGCCCTTATGCTGCTTATGGAAAATGACCCCTCCCCGGAGATTGTGCAAAGGCTTTTAAACGCGGGCGCTTCCCCCCGGCTCAGCGATGATCAGGGCAGGACTGCCCTGCACAGAGCCGCCGCCCGGGAACAGACAGATAATGCCAGGATGTTGATAGAGGCCGAAGCTTCCCCTGATCCCGGCGATCGGGAAGGGATTACACCCCTGATGCGGGCAGCAGCTAACAATGAGAGGACGGAGATGATCTCTCTTTTGCTGGCAGAAGGAGCAGAGCTGGAAAGCCGCTCTCGGACGGGCAAGACGCCTTTGATGAAAACAGCGGCCGAAAATGAATCGGTGCGGGTGATGGAATATCTGCTGGCGGAGGGAGCTGAAGTTAATACATCCGATGAAGAGGGGCGGTCAGTTTTACATCATCTCATCACCGGCCCGGCCGCCCGGCGAAAGCTGGCGGTGCTCATCGAAAAAAGCGATCCGGAGCTCAATGCGGCTGATAGAGAGGGAAATACTCCTCTGCATCTGGCCGTGGACAGAAAAGCTTCTGATTACGAGCTGATCGAAAAGCTTTTACAGGCGGGAGCCGATCCGAATATTCTGGACGGCAGGGGATACTCTCCTCTGATGATGCTGGCTGAGAGCAGCGACAGACCGGAACTATTTGAGCTTATGCTCAGGGCAGGGGCTGAACCCGACAAAACCGGATATCGCGACAAGACCGCCCTGATGCTGGCCGCTGAAAACACCTCCAGTCAGGAGGTAATATTTGCTCTGCTGGAGGCCGGAGCCGAGGTGCCCCGCCAGGATGCCCGGGGCCGGAAGGTCGTCGATTATTTAGAGGGCAACGAAGCGCTTTTCAACACAGAAGCCTACTGGGAGCTGCAGTATATGGAACCGGAGGAGCGAGAACTCGAACCGATGGAGTTCAAATCGAGAAGCTCGGCAACTTTGCGCGGACTGGCCCTGCCCTCGCTGGGCCATGCCTATGCTGACAGCTGGTGGCCTAAAGGAGCTCTTTTTCTGACCGGAGAGGCAGCAAGTCTGGGAATGGCGCTGACCCGGGATGACAGCAGCGATGCCCTGCCTTTTTATCTGGCTTTTGCGGCCTTAAAAGCCTGGGAAATTTACGATGTCAATCAGGAAGTTGGCGAACACAACCGGGAGGCGGAAGAGTACAACGAGCGGGTGGAGGAGTTTCACCAGCAATTTCAGGAATGAAAGATAGAGAAAACAGTATAAAAATAGGGGTTTCGGGCAGGAAAATGGCATAGAATCTCAAAATTAGATATTGAGAAAGTACTAAAGAAGAGTTAAAAAGCTTAAGACCCAAAAAAATAATATGCAAAAATTAATATGCAAAAGTGCATTCAAAATGCATTCAGGTGCCTCCGGTATAGCCGGAGGAGAATAGGGAATCAGGTTAAAAGCCTGAACGGGCCCGCCACTGTAACCGGTCAGGCCGGATTTTGTTCTGCCACTCGCTTTTAAAAGCGGGGAAGGCAAATCCGGATAAAGGCCGGAAGTCAGGAGACCTGCCTGATTGCTTTGCCTGCAGTTCCCCGATGGCAGGGAATGGTAGGTGAAGCCATTCAGAATTGACCGTGATTATTCGTGGTTATTCGTTGTTAAAAGGCGGGTCTGTCTGGTATTTTCACCTCATCACTCAACCTGTCGGGGTTGGGTTTTTTTATTTGCCCTGAGATTTTTACATAACTGCAGCAGATAAAATATTGCAAAACTTTAAAACCAACTTAAAAATGGGGGATTAAAAATGAAATGCAAAACGAGTATCTTTATGGTCTTTTTGCTGGTGTTTTCTCTGACGATTACGAGCTGTGCGGGCAGGGCAGCGGCTTCAGAAAATCCGCCGGAAAAGCCGGAAAAGCTCACCATCATCGGTGAATCCGGCATCGATGCCGAAGCCTATGAGGGAGTTTTGGCAGATTTTGCCGAGGAATACGGGATAGAAATCGAGTGGAGGGAGTATCCCTACGATGAACTCTGGGATCAGATAACCACCAGCATCATGGCGGGAGATACTGTAGATCTCGTCCGGCTCAGTTCCTCCTGGCATGCTGAGCTGGGCGAGCTGGGAATGCTGATTCCTCTGGAGGAAATTGCCGCCGAAACGGAGCTGGGAAAAGCTGCGGAGATTTATTTTGACAGCTCTCTAGAAGCTCTGCGCTCTCACGATCAATTGTGGGGGCTGCCCATAACGGCCGCCTCTTTGATGTTTATGTACAATGAGGATATGCTGCACGAACTCGGCTATGAATCCCCGCCGGCAACCTGGGAGGAGATGGTAGATATGTCCCAAAAGGCTATCGACGAAGGGCTGGCCGAGTACGGCTTTTTCCCCGGCTGGGTTTCCGCTCATGAAGACGGCATGGTCTGGTTTGATCTCATGCTCAAACTGCACGACGGCAGCTGGATGAACGAGGACAAAACTGAATGGACATTCAACGATGAGGCCGGTGTCAAAGCTTTAACCTTTATGAAGGAGATGCTGGAAAAGGAAATCGTGCCGCAGGCAGCTCTGGAGGTAAGCGACTGGGATAATTATCATCACTTCACCTCCGGAGAACAGCTTTTTGAGATCAACTGGGGATTTGTCTACGGGCCGGCGACCGATCCGGAGGCTTCGGAAATTTCTGACTCGGTGGGTATAGGTCTTATACCCGGCATAGAAAGAGAGAGCTATACTGTTTTAGGAGGAAATGGCTATGCTGTTGCCGGCACTTCCCGCTCACCCGAATGGGCCTTTGAGCTTTTGCAGTACATGGCGGGCAAAGAGGGGGCCGCGGAATATCTGACCCACCACGGCAGCGATGTTCCTGTGAAAAATTTTTACGAAGATCATCCCCAATTTCCCTCCGAAGAGTTTCCGCTGATGGAGCCTTACTCCGAACAGATTGAATATGCCGGGTTTCGTCCCAGCCGTTATCTGACCTGGTATTCCGAATTCAGAGATAATATCTTTACTCCTGTCATGCACGAAGCTCTGCTGGGAGAAAAGGAGATCGAAAAAGCTCTGGATGAGGCGCAAAAAGAAGCGCAAAAAAAGCTGGAAGCAGAAGGCTTATAAAAAAGCTTATAAATCGGATCAGTCCCTGTACTGCAGGAAATAAAGCCGGCGGTAAAAATCATCATAGGTTATATTTGTCCGTCCTTTTCGGGGCTTAAAGTTTTCCCGCTGAATATCGAAGGCGGTGAAATTGTCCCGGTTGAGAAGCTTTTTCCAGTTCTCAATGCTGCCGGCTTTATCTTCCAGCTCCAGCAGGGTGTAATCATCGTTTTTAAAAGCCCTTATCCCTGCGCTGTGCTCATTCAGACTTTTTTGAGAGCCGGTAAGCTCTGTCAGCAGCTTTTGCAATTCAGCGCCGTCTTTAAGGCCGAAGCCTTTATCGATAAAGGCGACGATCTCTGAGGCTTTTTCCTTGAGCTTATCGTCCCCGCCCAGCTGCCAGCTCTGCATTTTTCCGCCCGGACGCCCCAGGGCCAGATAGGTTATATCATCATCGGTCGGCTCGCCCCTGTTAAAATCGTCAAAATCCTGTCTCAGCGCCTCTCTTAAAAAGGGAGCGGGCAGATTCCTGCAGTCGTTTAAAACTTTTTCCAGCCGATCATCATAGTACATCTCTCCCTCCCGGTGCTGTTCCAGCAGACCGTCGGTGGTCAAAAGAAGAGTATCGTTTTTCTCCAGGGTGATCTGCTTTAAGGGCCGGACGTCTTTTTGCAGGCCGAGCCCGGTCGAGATGGGCAGGCCGCCCGTGGGTATCTCTTCTGTATTTTTCTGCGGACTGATACGGAAGACAGGAAAATGCAGGCCGCCTGTGGTGTAAGAAAGGGTATAATTGTTGAGATCCAGCCGACCCAAAAAAAGGCAGACTAGATAATCGTCCGGAAAGCCCTCTTCCTGATACCGATGATCGATGAAATTCATCAGCTCTGCTGTAGATACTTTTTCGCCGGGATTATGCCGCAGCCTGAAATAGCTTTCGATAGCATCGTTGAC from Halarsenatibacter silvermanii carries:
- a CDS encoding nucleoside hydrolase, whose translation is MLMDCDPGHDDAIALLLAAASPELQLRGVTTVAGNQILELTTKNALKVLEFAGVEVEVYAGCEKPLIRELKTAPDVHGETGLEGPELPEPRGEAGEKHAVNYLREELKRADEPLALVPTGPLTNIGSLLAGTPGIEENIEEIIFMGGAIQGGNRTAAAEFNILVDPEAADLVLNSGVDKTMVGLDVTRRARFLPEDIEEIKEIDNPVAEMAAELLDYFVKYHRRELDMNGCPLHDPLAVAALIDDTVIETETRPVRVETAGRFTTGSTVVDFDGKTLGEPNLEVAVDVDGEKFKHMVKKALSGF
- a CDS encoding helix-hairpin-helix domain-containing protein; protein product: MGEKRPGFKPESRRFRLLLIILLSFLLTAAAIGPRALRSDELPAEELRVHFIDVGQGDSILVKALLPGEKRRKLLIDAGQNWKGDTVIDYLEKLGVETLHKVIATHPHADHIGGFTEVLPAFEIKKIIDSGAEHHTETYQEYVKTVERENIDKVYGRAGDRYKLADGVELKILSPEKPLTGDLHRDNIVARLNFKETAFMFTGDAEKETEREIAARFDELESQLLKVGHHGSHTSTGSTFLEAVAPDYGVIQAGEDNRYGHPHQEALDRLEDYQVDIFRNDIQGDIVFKSDGETVKSKTDPVPAAAELEADRINVNTAEADELKNITGVGPTIAGRIVEYRQQHGSFQDKEELKNVSGIGPARLEDMKDEIKL
- a CDS encoding DMT family transporter, with amino-acid sequence MLQGIFFSILAGIFIALQSIFNARLGEAAGFWSMNAFVHGSGFIFALFILLTLSRKINISAFTSIEPYYLLGGVLGVGIIFSVTQAITLLGISIGITIVIVTQILIAFIINYYGFFEEPIITISLPRLIGLAMMIAGLVIYQLY
- a CDS encoding ATP-grasp domain-containing protein translates to MSKKVMVVLPVGRDRNYLGRVEEKTDEYEIVWMDDDLFQYPFPEEDFSLVDYTEKCSDFIEKNQVDGLYYSHDLANLVAAELAERHDIYGPSLEAMFLTNHKYYSRKNQPNSPWVDYIDLETGEWGEGNPTYPCYIKPTSLTMTLHQHQVKSQEEMDRLLNEIRDDLTEKMSIYHEFFGEYIDLDKYPLADKNIMVVEELIDDFEQHCVEGWIGEDGEINIWAVSDHIYYPGDRKSIDCYATPTCLTEDVHQDIVEYAKEAVRQHGIDAGFWNVEVWRVDDGSWDDNITATEVNGRAASVWYNLYYNTFDVNMAEAILHLCGRNEEKTAELDPDYDEAERCGAQFHVITYGEGEAEEFLDHDYIDAIAEPEIEVFYPRGSMVKQKETTGVWLARFEIFGDDIVELCEKADELRSNMLKKPEQSPTPPERKLFYEELRV
- a CDS encoding M20 metallopeptidase family protein, whose protein sequence is METELKNVLTELEPQMVEIRREIHRNPELGFEEEETAALIGETLAEQGIETETGIAKTGLVALVGEEDSEGPVVGIRADMDALSLSEHCTTDYCSREKDKMHACGHDGHVAIALGTALAAERLSEYLPGQIKFIFQPAEEGPGGAEPMISEGVLQNPDVDCLLALHIWDKAEAGEIEIKKGPTFAAIDEFDLELRGASAHGACPHHGKDTVVIASEIIQKLQSLVSREVNPAAGSVISIGKILGGDRRNILAGSVEMEATVRALSEEVRDFLERRIEEIISGTCALNNIDYDLEYRRLYPPLINDKDLAELVRREAEKVDNVERVRVAEQPTMGGEDFAYFARELPAFMFWLGGQNPEKGITAPLHNPNFDFDESIMKSGAEVFLRSARKLMMDWQD